A stretch of DNA from Panulirus ornatus isolate Po-2019 chromosome 14, ASM3632096v1, whole genome shotgun sequence:
CAAATATACAAGATGAAACTCCCACCACCAGTAGAACTACAAAGGTGAGGGATTCTGCACCATTGGTGTCCACCGATACAACCAAGAGCACCAGGACAACATCAAGGCATTCTACTGTCACTAGgggtaccaccaccaacaaccctctAAGTACTACTGAGGATGTTCCAGCCACAGCAAGTAAGACTGCATCACATAGTACTTATGCTGAACAGCATTTTTTTATTTCACAATGGTTAATTACTTTGTCTTATTAACTCATTTTACAGAAGTAACCTTTTATCTTTGTTCTTTCTCATCAGTTTTTTAATTTGCCCCTATATCTACCTTTCACATACCtttcagatatattttctttagtaGCTCTCATTCTTTGCTGTAATCTGCATGTTGGTATTGTCTTGTTGCTGAGTCTCACCTGATGAACTATTCCAATCTTATTCCCATTAATTCCTCAGAAATGCTTGTTTATTCTTTTCTGTTAGTCCCATAGAATTTTTAAATGGATCTTTATAGCTCTTAGTGCAGGGGTTCCAAACCTATGTATATGGAAGGGCTGTTATGATATTAGTGGCTGTGGAAACCAAAGCAAATAGTCCTTTAGTTAACTTACGTTGTTTATGCAGTTGTAAGTGtgcaagaaaattaagaaaaaaatttgtATCATGACTCTAATGCATATACTTAAAAAGAAGAGGACATAGAAAACAGTGGCAAATATAGTAATGTGAGACTTTATGCTGCATTACTCCCACCAATGTGTAACCAAGGGTTACAGACTGAGGTGGTAAAATGTAACTCATCAGCTTTGAACCCTTCTTTAACTTTATGTTCATCATGAAAGAGAACAAAGATTGGTCAGGCCATAGTAAGGAATAGACTGCAGTACAGTGTATCTCAGCAGAATTAAGAATGCTGAATTACATGGAAAGGCAAGAAGCCATGAATTTGCTAACCTCGGAATTGAAAAAAGTGAGGTAACTTGATGACAGCTTTtgagtttttaaaccagactgataaCACACAGTAAATAGTTCTttaaaagatgtagggataggacATGACATgcaattaagcaagaaacttattagaaaaatattgaaaacagtacttttatagtataagaataaatgaaatgatgaaatgactaaagacatggttgatgcagacagcttacataaatttaagaggtaTGATAATagggaatattcaagagatggggccccataagtgtaaaactccctcctgtaAAGGACAAATAGGTTAATACAAACACATATGTGCATGCACAACTTTTTGTGATACAGTGAACTGTTCTTATGGACTAATTGGGGAAAGAGTGGTCTTTTAGAAGCCAAATTCTTTTACTTCCTAAATGATCATTGATATATGGAATTCTGCCGTATAATTTAGAAACCGCTGGTGCTCAGGGAAAATCAGACTACTCTAAGTCAAGAGGAAATAGCTCCTAGTGTCACCTGCATTATCTCCTGGTCAGAAGTGGAGCATGTATGAGACAAGCTTCTTTCCCCACGCTCATGATGCTCATTCCTTTTCAGCTTTTCATCATCCCATGGGTGTTACCTGGACCTTGTAGCAAGTACAACACATGGCATTCTTATCTCCCATGATATAAGACAAAAGTATGGGTGTTTGTACCATAAAAATGCTGCTGTTGCATGAGAAAATGGGCACAGAGTTTTTTCATCTGTTGACCAAATGGTTGCTTATCATAGACTGGTGGGCAATGACCAAGCTAGGTCTTGTTTCTCCTTTAAATTTCTACTACTTGAATTATCTTTTTTGGTGTAAAGGTACAAAAGGTGATATTGCATCATTATTATAAATCAGTTTAAAACTGCAAGTGTGTGTGCAAAGAGGACTGTACCATATGTTagtaatacaaagaaaaaatgtaCTAAGGAAATGAACAATAGGCTGTCACATGTTCTCCCGATACCATCTGGACTGGTGTCATAAATTAATGGACTATTCTATTACATCCCAAACTTGATGTGATAGGTACTTAATTTACTGGACTAAATTTGCAGTGTAATGGACTTTCATGGAAATTTCTGTTAGATTCCAAAACTTAGTCTGATAGGGGTCTAGGAGGTCTGTTGGAAGCTGATTATTGCAGTCTGTTAGAATGGTTGTTTACTGTACTTTTACATTTCTAAGTGAGATCAAAAACTGTCTCATCTTTTTGAAGTAGATTTAATTTTCTCAAATATATGCTGGATTAATACTTGGAATCTGATTATAAGACCATTTCTGTAAGTCATCTTTGTTATTTACTATTTACAGATGACCAGCAGGTTGAACTTGATAAAGCAGCATCACTTACAAGGGAATACTTCTCAGTAATTGAGGAAGGGACTGAGCCCACACTCATTCCTCTTGAACACCAGGAAGGTGCTGATCCTATGGACATGGATACATGGACAACACTTTCAGATTTCTCCACAGACGCCACTAGTTCTCTCTACACCACTAGCCTTGGGCACTCTTCCGAGACTGAGAGTAGTTATATTTCCATAACAGAGTCTGAGGTAAATGGAGGATTGATTTTATTTCTAAAAAGTGCAATGTGCTTTTATCTTTGTAAAGTGATTCTTCTTCGTCTTAAACAAGGTGTCCCATTGGAAACCTCATGTAAAGTATTGGTACCCTCACAATCTTTGGCTCCTACTTTTTGCCATAAACTCATGGAAACTTATTTTCCTCAAGGATGATTCCTTAGAATGACCATCAGCCATATGGGTTCCTTTCATACCCATTCCCAGACAACTCATAATGTATcagtattttatatattttgtaaacAATCATATGTCTTTAATAGCtgaaatttttttcttcacttctgaAGATAATATTTAATACTTCTTTACTTGTATTTGTTTTATTAACATACATATGTAGGTAGACATTGCTAAGCAGCCAACGACAAGGAAAGTACATCACCAGTATTACTTGCTTGGGCatcaagagggttagtgacagttacgtagtgagccagcactttagtggttgtgaAGTTGCATTCCTCAGACccgggtagctgtcttttttttctgctttgtctaCATTTGGACTATTGGCAGCTGTCCACAAACATGTAATCActccttgtcatgcataacacttgacaacacctaaatcacacagctcattcttcataattagattttcctgtggtgagcattatgctctagccctgccttttgtcaGAATGTTAGGAGCTATAGATAGAAGCATTAGGTacaaacatttaggcaggagcataaggtagaaacattCAATAGAAGTTgaaagtaggaacattaggcaagagtaTTAGGTAgttgtagtcagtaggaacattaggtgagagcctctgcaaacactgtgccagAGTTGCCCCTCGCCAGTgacctgttatgggtgaggcactgaaggctaaggagtggcagaggaattcaccagttatggagactgatATCTTGGCCACCCACTTAAGGTAGCTCTAGGTGGGATAAATATAGATAGTGCTTGTGTGTGATAAGAAATGATTTATTGTATGGTATGGCTCTGTATCATAATGTATGTTCTTCCTTTTTACAGACATCTACCCCAGCATCCCTTACCACCCATTCACAGTTGTTTCGTGATGACCTTGAGGATGAAGATGGCTTCTTCAGCGAGGGTTTCATATCTACCCCACTGGATGAGGATGATTTGACTACACTTACCCTTGGTGATAGAGTTGACCAAGGGGTGAAGATCCATGGTGATGGGGTTGATCATTATACAAAAGATGAAATTGACCTTGGGATTGAAGAAGCACTGAGTGAAGATGAAAATGTTGGAGGGTTTGCTGAGGAGAACAAAGAGATATCAGATACTGAGGATGGAACTGTAGAGAGTGAAGATTTAGGAGTTGAATTACGTGAGCAGGTTGCTTATGACTTAAAACTTGAAGaaactgtgagggaggaggtcaaaacTGAATCAACAGGAGAACCTATTAAAGTTAAAAGACCACTTCGTGGAATGTAAGTAACAGTTGATAGAAATGTATTaagagtgataacaggtagtggatggaattgcagttgagCTCTCTTATGGAAGGAGGTGATTGAGTTATTAATTTTTTTCAGGCAGTTTTGTCTTATTATGGCCTAATGTGAGATGCCAGAGATCTGGtagaatgcatccatagtgcacTTATATTCAGGCAAGGGGGTTATTAATGAATGTCGTGAATTACAGTGTTGAGTGTTGGGAAACAAGTCATTCAGAGGGTGACTTCATGCATGGAGCAAGCACCTGAATGTGGAGGAATATGGTTTTAGGAaagacagaggatgtgtggtttaggtgttgctttgaaaaatgtgagaaatacttaattaGAGTGACTTTTATtaggcattaatggatctggctAAAActattgatagggttgacagagatacatTATGAAAGGTGCTACAAATGTATTAGATTTTAGATTGAACTTATAGCTGGAATTGCAAAGACCTGTATCCTTTCATTCATGGATTGTTCTGCCCTTGCCTTGGTTTAAATGCcatgtcacatttttttttacaaggtcttagttggtaggcagtcaccAACCAGGGATAAATATTACCGGTACTACTCACTTAGATATCAGAAGGATTAGTGAAGgctgtatagtgagccagcacttcaatggttgccaagttgcactcctctgacccagttagctcTCTTTCTGCCACATATAacgtgacaacacttaacttacacagctcgttcttcttaactctagactTTCTTGGGGAGAGTATTGTGCTTGGCCTACCTTTAGGCAAAGTGGTCATAGTAGTAGTTGGTATGAACTTTATactgaagcattaggtagaagtagtagggaggAACATTTAGGCgcaagcattaggtagaagtagtagggaggAACATTTAGGCGCAAGCATTAGGTAGACGTAGTAGgttggagcctctggaaagagcaCTAGGGTTAGTAGGTTGAGCCTCTGGAAACAGCACTAGGGTTGCCAtcttccagtggcctgttaagggtgaggcactggagttcaccaattatggagagacttttgccatggcctccCCCTTAAAGGAGTTCCTACAGGGAATGGGcctcagagatacagatagatagtcatttatttatttattttgctttgttgctgtctcccgcgtttgcaaggtagcgcaaggaaacagacgaaagaaatggccctatgattcacttccgcttccatggttccatccgctgccagatccactcccagatatctaaaacactttacttcctccattcaaacttgactcccaattgacttgaccctcaaccctactgtacctaataaccttgctcttattcacatttactcttaactttcttctttcacacactttaccaaactcagtcaccagcttctgcagtttctcacatgaatcggccccctgcgctgtatcatcagcgaacaacaactgactcacttcccaagctctctcatccgcaacagacttcatacttgcccctttccaaaactcttgcattcacctccctaacaaccccatccataaacaaattaaacaaccatggagacatcacacacccctgccgcaaacctacattcactgagaaccaatcactttcctctcttcctacacgtacacaagccttacatcctcgataaaaacttttcactgcttctaacaacttgcctcccacaccatatattcttagtaccttccacagagcatctctatcaagtctataatatgccttctccagatccataaatgctacatacaaatccatttgcttttctaagtatttctcacatacattcttcaaagcaaacacctgacccacacatcctctgccaattctgaaaccacactgctcttccccaatctgatgctctgtacatgccttcacccttgaGATAGTCATGTTCTTTAATATTTTCTCATGAAATTATTTTATTCCACAGAAATGCTTGTCCGGTGAAGGAGGAGTTTGTAGCGCCATACTGGGCCAACAATACCCGTGGAGAGACTCTTGCACTCCTCAATCTGTACCCTTTTGAGCAATATGTCCAGTGGGAACGTTGCAAGTGTGTAACCATTGAGTTTCCTCTTATTCTGTTATAATAGAACCTAAAAGATGAATGTATTTATAGCATAGTAGTTAGTTCTTGTGGCTTCTCTACCACACACCTTTTATGACATAGTACTTCAGTATGAATACCATTTCAAGAGTTAGATGAAGCACTTGAAACTATTAccttagatttatttttttttacattaattgacatctcttccatttccttctacttcttcttttcttcctttttgttgAACATAATTTTGCTGTTGTGCATTTTCTTAGAGGCTCAtgtacttatatgaaactgatttGCAATATATctatagaatagagtgaattggaatgatgtggtaaactggggtcaatgtgctgtcggtggactgaaccagggcatgtgaaacatctgggataaaccttggaaaggtctgtgggggttggatgtggatagggagctgtggtttcagtgcattacacaagacagctagggagtgagtgtgaatgaatgtggccttttttgtctgttttcctgacgttcccttgctgaagtagggggcagtgttgtatatatatctgtgtatgtatatatgttgatatgtatgtgtatgtatatatacatgtttaggtatttatgtatatatatgtgtaaagggttgtatggaagagggtggatgtgttggaaatgttatgtttgaggacattgtgtagtttgaggtggtttgcttgagtaagtaataaaaggggtaagataggtgtgtggaaataaaaagtgtggttgagagagcaggagagggtgtgttgaaatagtttggacatatggagagaatgagtgaggaaagattgacaaagaggatgtatgtgtcagaggtgaagggagcattaagaagcgggataccaaattggaagtggaaggatggagtgaaaatgatttagagtgatcagggcctgaacatacaggagggtgagaggcttgcaaggagtagagagaattggatgatgtggtgtactggggtcgacttgttatcattggactgaaccagggcatgtgaagcgtccggggtaaaccatggaaaggtctgtggggcctggatgtggatagggagctgtagtttcggcgtATTGCACACGATAGCTGAAcctgggggtagtgatgctatttcctgtggggcagggtagtgacaggaatggatgaaggcatgcaagtataaatatgtacatgtgtctatatgtattatccctggggataagggattaagaatacttcccacgtattccctgcgtgtcgtagaaggcgactaaaaggggagggagcggggggctggaaatcctcccctctcgtttttttttaattttccaaaagaaggaacagagaattgggccaggtgagggtattccctcaaaggcccagtcctctgttcttaacgctacctcgctaatgcagggaaatggcaaatagtttgaaagaaaagaaaaaagtctatatgtatgcatgtataaggtatgtatatgtgtgtgtatgggcatttatgtatatatgtgtgtatatgagtgaatgggccattctttgttttctggtgctactttgctgatgcgggaaatggtgataaaGCCAATAGCACGGATGTGCAGACTCTTATGAAGACATAAAAGAGAAAGATGTAATGAGACTAttcacaatgatacaacctcatgTACAATGTATCAAACCCCCCCTGTCCACAATGAAGcagtggtttcccctgaccatttcatataccctgattcaacccattgacagcgtGTTACCCCCATTCTTTATCCCAAttatacttgtgtgtgtatgcatccaGTAATGCTTGTTAACCCCCAGTACCACTCACTTAttgatacctatatatatatatatatatatatatatatatatatatatatatatatatatatatatatatatatatacatttattttatattgctttgtcactgtctcccgcattagcgaggtagtgcaaggaaacagacgaaagaatggcccaacccacccacatgtatatacttacacctccacacatgcaaatatacatacctatacatctcaatgtatatatatatatatatatatatatatatatatatatatatatatatatatatatatatatatgtatatatatacacacagacatatacatatatacacatgtacataatacatagtctgcctttattcattctcatcgccaccccgtcacacatgaaataccaaccccctccaaaCATTCTCAGTCACAGCCCTCTTTCAGAACACAAGCTCTCTCCCTTGTTAGCTTATACCCTCACTTGTCACCTGACCCACTTTTACATTCAGATCCTGATTACATATTTGTGTAAACGTATTCATCATATAGAGCTATTCTAAAAATTGTAGTTATGGTGCATGTTGCTTTGGTTTACtcagtgtttatatgtgtatttcCTTTGTTGCCATGGAATTGATGACACAATTGAGACAGAGTATAAACTTTTAGAATTTACCCCTGCAATAGATTCTTTCACTGGATTAGCATTTTAAGGTAAATATTGATAGTTGTTACTGCTCTGCCATAAATGTTTTCAGAAAGGCCTTTTAGTACAGTAAAATTCCCCAAATCCATCCTTAATTAATCTATTTCAGACAGAAAAATGGATAGTTTTTAAAATATTACATTTGAAATTAAGTAAATTTCAGGCTTTCCACCCAGAAACGGACTACTTGCTATCTCTCTCTGCATGATTTCTACTTCTGTGGTGTTTGGGTCCCAAACACATTCAGTCTCTTTTATACACCagctcattttatttattttttttttattattattttgcctaTAACACCTATTCCAATAGGGAACCCTTCAAAGGGGTGGCTAGGGGATAGAATtcccataactagtgaattccatTGCCACTGCtttgcctttactgcctcaccctaaacaacccactggcagagggcaactatagcacagtgtttgcagaggctcctatctgatatttctttctacccaatgctcctgcctaatcaTTTCTACCTCGCACTTCtatttattgctcctaccatttcgcCAAGAGGCAGGGTTAACACATAGTTAacacacaggaaaatctagaattacaaagaatgagctgcgtggattaagtgttacatatgacaaggaaaggttgtatgtttgtggacagaatgccagtagtccatgtgtgggtgaggcagttaTATCTGAAAACTGAGAATTTCTGAAAGTCTGCAACTAATAGGTCCCGAGTGCTAGAATTTGAAGGATGTTACAGTTATGAAGATATGACAGTGAAATACCCAGTTCCTCTACTCTTGAAAAGTCTTAGTTATTTCCTGTTGTTATTATAAACTGCTATTAATGAGATGATACTATATTTACTGAACAACACAAGGATACTATAATAAGTGTAGTAATAGTTAAGTTATCTATAGGTATGAGCACCGTCAGATGTACTGCCGCTCTGGGTGTCGCTGTGAGCAACAGTACCGCCTGCACAAGCTACTAGCCTTTGACCCTTCAAATGAGTGCCGTGGCATCTTCAGGTGAGTGCAGTTAACTTTGTAAAATTCTTTGTAAATTTTCCAATATAACCCACCTTTAAATGTAACAGATACTAGTTTATCTgcctatttttttcctttgaaacAAAACAGTCCATCTGGTTATTTATGGAAGTTATAGTTAAAGTTTGTATGTGTTAATTATTGGACTTTATTTACTAATTACTTTGTATGTTGAATGATGAGAGTTTTTAGGCTACTGAAATCCAAATTTATGTTGGTTGGATGTGTTACAGAAGTATTGCTGATCTTCAGCATTAAGTTCCTTTTTTTCTACCAGCTTGCCTTTTCCTGTCTAAATAAGGCTGTGCCAAGAAATTATCTATGTGtgaaaatccttgcttggcttctCCTTTTGTCTGATTTTAGAAACTGGTAGAATAGGAGGGTAGACTTTACTGCCACATGCATCCATCAACATTAAAACTCCCAGAATAGTAACTGAGGTAACATATCATCATAAAGCACTCATCCTTTATCAGCAGCCACTTAAACATCCATCAGATTTCAAATTGGTTCTAAGAACATAAAAGTGGAACAAGGCAAAACTGCATCTTTTGAGAATTGTTGCAAATAGAAAGTAAGGAATGCCAACAAAGCCCCATTTTCTGTGGCCAGCTGTTCAACAGATGAAACCTATTTGTACAATGAATAATCTTTGGTTGTTTAAATTGGTAGTTTTTGCTAAAAAAAATCCCTCGTTTTTGTTCCTGGGTATCTCAGGCTAACAGTCATAAGGACCTATGCCTTTTTTTTATGAACTTTTCCTTTATCAGTAACTGTACTAGTTTCAAATAAATAAATTGAAAGAGCTGATCATGATGTAATTCTGATACTGTGTAGTGCAACGGTGATCATTCTTTGGAGTGGACAAATCAGTTATTTAGTCACCATTAGACTGCAAGTTTTGTTAGTCTAAGGTGAGGGAGATGTTATAGCAGTATGATGGTGTGATGGAGGTGCGCTGTGTTGTGGGGTTCAGCTAGCTGGATAGTTGGTGATTAAGTACCTTTTCATCTTACAGTAGTATAGTATAGAAATAAGACTAATGAGGTACAGAAGGAAATTCATCCTCTGGGCAACTGGTTTgtgaaatttttatatatttgtaattgTTTGGTTTAAGTGTGTAGAATGTTTTGCCAAAGTGAATGTTCTCATTACTTGGATGGGGAAGGTTCTTTACAAAATGATGCCAGAGTTTATGTAAGACTGTACTAAAATTATTGtatcaactttactgtacaaGTTTACCTATTTTAGAGATAGCACACAACATCATCAGAATTAAATAAAGTTATTCATGAGTACATTCCTTCATACAAATCGATCTTATGCAGAGGGCTGAACATCAACTTATGAGGCCACTTTCCTATTTAAATCAAATgaaggtaagtttcaatgaagGGTAAAGCATATTTAGCTGCTCAAAGATATTCCAGATATTGCAAGAAACTGCatggtacaatttttttttttttttttgtattccgtACATTTCTTAAGTTAACAGATATAGTTTAGCAGAAGCCCTATGGTTAGTTGGGGAATTATATAGGGAGGGTCAATAGTGGGAAAGATGAAGTTTCTTGAGACACAAAAGTATGTAATCATGTTATGACTTATAGATAGGTGATGTGATATTGCCGAGGTAATTCGGTAATGCAAATAATTTTTCTTCTACAGTGACTGGTTCCGGTTTCCTTCATGTTGTGTATGTAAGTGCTATGATCTCCCTCAAGACATCTTTACCACCTCAGCCAGACGACCAAGACTCAACAAGGTAGGCTTCACAGTTATTATTTTCTCATTACGTTATAGATGTTTTGTGCACTGCAAAAAATACATAGATATAGGCTCAGcatactccatatatatatagtggacaAAGATTTCTGCTGTAAAGCCAGTTTCCTGTCTCCAGTAATAACATATTTGAATGCAGAACTGTAGCAGTAGTTTGTTCATGGATTCTATAAGAAGTGTAAATAAAAGAgaggattatttttttattttttattttgtagtTAATCTGTGCAGTTCAGCTTAAGGCAAGTTCATATGGGAACCAAACTACCCAAATAGTGATTATGCTATTCTTAGCCGATTAACATATGAATTTCCATTTATATGAATAGATTCAGAATGACAAAGacgatatgtgtcagagatggagggaagaaggagacgcgggagatcaaattggaggtggaaggatggcgtgaaaaagagtttgagtgattggggcctgaacataaaggagggtgaaaggtatgctaggaatagagtgcattggaacactgtggtatactggggtcgacgtgctgtcaatggattgaaccagagcatgtgaagtgtctggggtaaatcatgtaaaggtctgtggggcctggatgtggaaagggagctgtggtttcagtgcattacacatgacagctagagactgagtgtgaacgaatgtggccattttggcttttcctggggctacctcgctgcaGGGGGGGTTGCTGTTTCCTCTGTTCCCTCCATACACCTCAAGCTCTACTTCTCTAGTGTAGCCCAGGTCCTCATCACAAAGGACTTTTTCTAAAAAATAGTCCTTTTGTTTCCCAGGACCTTTTTCTAAAAACTCCTGTGGAGTGAAAAGCTCTTTAACAAGACTCtaactcccagtgatacagctttgccaaagtgacttttcatttgtggtgtaTGTGATGCATGTGATTACTAAGACAATCTCCATTTCCCAAATATATGTCAATGGTAGGATTTATTCTAATCATGTTAATGCTGTGGAGCTAGGTTGTGATGATATTTGACTTAATGATGAGTTTAGTTGTGACAATAGATGATTGAGTAGGATTACAGTGAGAAGGGGTGTGAAGCTTTTTGTTGGGGGTTTGGTGCTGGAAAATGAATTGAAAGGCTaaatgttggaggtggagggctATTGATGGTGGTATGGGGTAGGTGAGAGGAGTATGGGCTTTGATAACAGATATGGGACGTCACAGCCTGTGCAATGTTGCCATGCTCACCCATTCATCTCTGCAAtttacagaagctggtgtcaaAATTAAAAAGATCACTTGTGAAACTGCTTTTTCTGGGCCTGTAAAAGCTAGGGAAGAGTGTAATGTATTTGTAATGTTCATCCAATAGAACTGCAAAATTATTTTCACATTTGTATGTTTCTTAcaggatggtgatgaagatgataaggattatgttgatgatgatgatgatgatgatgtcatcaatAAGGAAGAGAAGGATGACTCAGAAGATGAGCAAGAGCATCTTCCTATCAAACCAGGTCCACCTTTAGCCAACATACCTCCTCAACGTCGTCCTCGACT
This window harbors:
- the LOC139753286 gene encoding uncharacterized protein isoform X1; the encoded protein is MTTPIYRLLPALSAWWLYVGVVWAAYDEYMTCGSGSERYGRHFHHFPELPCDITKNSWCESAGNQYPWGAVRRFIYENQGLMKRMYGTQRHYNVLRTELLNNLYDEMYDEMPKRQHQYRNPSLGSARSPRYQNPSRSNTLNSHSSKLASKQRDRLNSRAIKVTMEPDYTSNQRQTHTTAKPKSQSKATNIQDETPTTSRTTKVRDSAPLVSTDTTKSTRTTSRHSTVTRGTTTNNPLSTTEDVPATANDQQVELDKAASLTREYFSVIEEGTEPTLIPLEHQEGADPMDMDTWTTLSDFSTDATSSLYTTSLGHSSETESSYISITESETSTPASLTTHSQLFRDDLEDEDGFFSEGFISTPLDEDDLTTLTLGDRVDQGVKIHGDGVDHYTKDEIDLGIEEALSEDENVGGFAEENKEISDTEDGTVESEDLGVELREQVAYDLKLEETVREEVKTESTGEPIKVKRPLRGINACPVKEEFVAPYWANNTRGETLALLNLYPFEQYVQWERCKYEHRQMYCRSGCRCEQQYRLHKLLAFDPSNECRGIFSDWFRFPSCCVCKCYDLPQDIFTTSARRPRLNKDGDEDDKDYVDDDDDDDVINKEEKDDSEDEQEHLPIKPGPPLANIPPQRRPRLPPRPVSHISPPLSPPLPSPSHVQFSKQSNTEAVPTDSPEVSTLGTLDVATPHYFFNLTNYAHIRFAKGQPLPLSRVPRSPKA
- the LOC139753286 gene encoding uncharacterized protein isoform X3 — encoded protein: MTCGSGSERYGRHFHHFPELPCDITKNSWCESAGNQYPWGAVRRFIYENQGLMKRMYGTQRHYNVLRTELLNNLYDEMYDEMPKRQHQYRNPSLGSARSPRYQNPSRSNTLNSHSSKLASKQRDRLNSRAIKVTMEPDYTSNQRQTHTTAKPKSQSKATNIQDETPTTSRTTKVRDSAPLVSTDTTKSTRTTSRHSTVTRGTTTNNPLSTTEDVPATANDQQVELDKAASLTREYFSVIEEGTEPTLIPLEHQEGADPMDMDTWTTLSDFSTDATSSLYTTSLGHSSETESSYISITESETSTPASLTTHSQLFRDDLEDEDGFFSEGFISTPLDEDDLTTLTLGDRVDQGVKIHGDGVDHYTKDEIDLGIEEALSEDENVGGFAEENKEISDTEDGTVESEDLGVELREQVAYDLKLEETVREEVKTESTGEPIKVKRPLRGINACPVKEEFVAPYWANNTRGETLALLNLYPFEQYVQWERCKYEHRQMYCRSGCRCEQQYRLHKLLAFDPSNECRGIFSDWFRFPSCCVCKCYDLPQDIFTTSARRPRLNKDGDEDDKDYVDDDDDDDVINKEEKDDSEDEQEHLPIKPGPPLANIPPQRRPRLPPRPVSHISPPLSPPLPSPSHVQFSKQSNTEAVPTDSPEVSTLGTLDVATPHYFFNLTNYAHIRFAKGQPLPLSRVPRSPKA
- the LOC139753286 gene encoding uncharacterized protein isoform X2 gives rise to the protein MLLWFHFAWWLYVGVVWAAYDEYMTCGSGSERYGRHFHHFPELPCDITKNSWCESAGNQYPWGAVRRFIYENQGLMKRMYGTQRHYNVLRTELLNNLYDEMYDEMPKRQHQYRNPSLGSARSPRYQNPSRSNTLNSHSSKLASKQRDRLNSRAIKVTMEPDYTSNQRQTHTTAKPKSQSKATNIQDETPTTSRTTKVRDSAPLVSTDTTKSTRTTSRHSTVTRGTTTNNPLSTTEDVPATANDQQVELDKAASLTREYFSVIEEGTEPTLIPLEHQEGADPMDMDTWTTLSDFSTDATSSLYTTSLGHSSETESSYISITESETSTPASLTTHSQLFRDDLEDEDGFFSEGFISTPLDEDDLTTLTLGDRVDQGVKIHGDGVDHYTKDEIDLGIEEALSEDENVGGFAEENKEISDTEDGTVESEDLGVELREQVAYDLKLEETVREEVKTESTGEPIKVKRPLRGINACPVKEEFVAPYWANNTRGETLALLNLYPFEQYVQWERCKYEHRQMYCRSGCRCEQQYRLHKLLAFDPSNECRGIFSDWFRFPSCCVCKCYDLPQDIFTTSARRPRLNKDGDEDDKDYVDDDDDDDVINKEEKDDSEDEQEHLPIKPGPPLANIPPQRRPRLPPRPVSHISPPLSPPLPSPSHVQFSKQSNTEAVPTDSPEVSTLGTLDVATPHYFFNLTNYAHIRFAKGQPLPLSRVPRSPKA